CAGCTGGGTTAAATAACACAATGTATCTCTCTTTGAGAAACGTCCTGCGATTTAACTGCAACGTCCAGGCGTTGCAGAGGAGCCTTTCCAACACAAAGCACAGTCCTGCAGTCATCACCTCCAGAATGGTACGTTTTGGGGGGTCTTATCGGGGGGTTTGACAGTCAGGCCCTGCAAATGACCTTAATAGTTAGCCGAGCTaactggttagttagttagttagtggtaCGAGCTCAAATGAAATAGTTCGCCATCTTGCTATCGAGCTTTACATGAATGTAGTAATTCTGTTTTTTTTAGGACAACCGCAGTGTGTCAAACAAGATAAACACAAGTATTCGCAGCAATATTCTGGTAGCAAGCTTGTCATTTGGCTAATGTTATCTTGTCAGGCTGGCAGAAGGTCAAAGTCAGTTTACAGCCGTCTGCTGTCTGATAACTTTCACTGCTTTATTTACCAAGTAAACACGGAGTTCAAATTGTATTTTGTCCCTTGGAATAATTATTTACGAGCCATTAACCAACAAAACAGATTGAAAACGTAAGAACAATGtcttaaattaaaaataaaaaaaacaagaagGAAATAGTTAACTTTACTCCATAAAATAtcaataatgaggctatacaaGGAGTGACTGAGCGAGTCAGTGTGtagaggggtacgaggtagttggtGAAAGTAGCTCCTAGGAACCTAACATGAAGGCTCATGGTTTTGGTGAACAGTCTCATCACAAGTCGGTCTGTACAAGGCAgccgctactcttcctgtggtccagcaCAAACGAAGGCAGTAATATACATAAtaataccatttaaaaaaaacattaaaatacattttacagcAGATTTCACAATACATTGTGTGCCCTccggccactactctactacaacactgtgtgtgtgtgtgtgtgtgtgtgtgtgtgtgtgtgtgtgtgtctaaagtcctcactgttcaataaggtgtatttttatctgtttctTAAATCAGATTTGACTGCTtttgtcagttacttgatgtggaatagagttccatgtagtcatggctctatgtagtactgtggaatagagttccatgtagtcatggctctatgttgtactgtggaatagagttccatgtagtcatggctctatgttgtactgtggaatagagttccatgtagtcatggctctatgtagtactgtggaatagagctccatgtagtcatggctctatgtagtactgtggaatagagctccatgtagtcatggctctatgtagtactgtggaatagagttccatgtagtcatggctctatgtagtactgtggaatagagttccatgtagtcatggctctatgtagtactgtggaatagagttccatgtagtcatggctctatgtggtactgtggaatagagttccatgtagtcatggctctatgtggtactgtggaatagagttccatgtagtcatggctctatgtagtactgtggaatagagttccatgtagtcatggctctatgtagtactgtggaatagagttccatgtagtcatggctctatgtggtactgtggaatagagttccatgtagtcatggttctatgtagtgctgtggaatagagttccatgtagtcatggctctatgtagtgctgtggaatagagttccatgtagtcatggctctatgtagtgctgtggaatagagttccatgtagtcatggctctatgtggtactgtggaatagagttccatgtagtcatgtctctatgtggtactgtggaatagagttccatgtagtcatggctctatgtagtactgtggaatagagttccatgtagtcatggctctatgtagtactgtggaatagagttccatgtagtcatggctctatgtggtactgtggaatagagttccatgtagtcatggctctatgtagtactgtggagtagagttccatgtagtcatggctctatgtaatactgtggagtagagttccatgtagtcatggctctatgtaatactgtggagtagagttccatgtagtcatggctctatgtagtactgtggaatagagttccatgtagtcatggctctatgtaatactgtggaatagagttccatgtagtcatggctctatgtagtactgtggagtagagttccatgtagtcatggctctatatagtactgtggaatagagttccatgtagtcatggctctatatagtactgtggaatagagttccatgtagacatggctctatgtagtactgtggaatagagttccatgtagtcatggctctatgtagtactgtggaatagagttccatgttgtcatggttctatgtagtactgtggaatagagttccatgtagtcatggctctatgtagtactgtggaatagagttccatgtagtcatggctctatgtagtactgtggaatagagttccatgtagtcatggctctatgtagtactgtggaatagagttccatgttgtcatggttctatgtagtactgtggagtagagttccatgtagtcatggctctatgtggtactgtggaatagagttccatgtagtcatggctctatgtagtactgtggagtagagttccatgtagtcatggctctatgtaatactgtggagtagagttccatgtagtcatggctctatgtaatactgtggaatagagttccatgtagtcatggctctatgtagtactgtggaatagagttccatgtagtcatggctctatgtaatactgtggaatagagttccatgtagtcatggctctatgtagtactgtggagtagagttccatgtagtcatggctctatgtagtactgtggagtagagttccatgtagtcacggctctatgtagtactgtggaatagagttccatgtagtcacggctctatgtagtactgtggaatagagttccatgtagtcacggctctatgtggtactgtggaatagagttccatgtagtcacggctctatgtagtactgtggaatagagttccatgtggtcatggctctatgtagtactgtggaatagagttccatgtagtcatggctctatgtagtactgtggaatagagttccatgtagtcatggctctatgtagtactgtggaatagagttccatgtagtcatggctctgtggaGTAGAGTTCAGTCAAATAACCATGTAGCTAGCCGTAGTCAAATAACCATGTAGCTAGCCGCAGTCAAATAACCATGTAGCTAGCCGCAGTCAAATAACCATGTAGCTAGCCGCAGTCAAATAACCATGTAGCTAACCGCAGTCAAATAACCATGTAGCTAACCGCAGTCAAATAACCATGTAGCTAGCCGCAGTCAAATAACCATGTAGCTAGCCGCAGTCAAATAACCATGTAGCTAGCCGCAGTCAAATAACCATGTAGCTAACCGCAGTCAAATAACCATGTAGCTAACCGCAGTCAAATAACCATGTAGCTAACCGCAGTCAAATAACCATGTAGCTAGCCGCAGTCAAATAACCATGTAGCTAACCGCAGTCAAATAACCATGTAGCTAACCGCAGTCAAATAACCATGTAGCTAACCGCAGTCAAATAACCATGTAGCTAACCGCAGTCAAATAACCATAGTAGCCGCAGTCAAATAACCATGTAGCTAACCGCAGTCAAATAACCATGTAGCTAACCGCAGTCAAATAACCATGTAGCTAACCGCAGTCAAATAACCATGTAGCTAACCGCAGTCAAATAACCATGTAGCTAACCGCAGTCAAATAACCATGTAGCTAACCGCAGTCAAATAACCATGTAGCTAACCGCAGTCAATTAACCCCTACTGACTTTTCATCCATGCTATTTGActgtctccatgttgttgttcaGTCTTCAGAGTACAGAATTGAGGCAGACACCTTCGGAGAGCTCAAGGTGCCCGTTGACAAGTATTATGGGGCTCAGACAGTCCGATCCACCATGAACTTCAAGATCGGAGGACCGTCGGAGAGAATGCCAGTAAGTTCAGACTAGATGCTACTTCCATCTATCAAGTTGTAGCTTGAGCCCTGAGACGCGGCTGTGGATCCCTGTGGCTGTAGGTCACCCGTCCCGCCATGTCTCGGGGGTCATTGTAGCTAGCTCTCGCTACAAATTGGACACACATCCTTGCAACAATTTCCTGTCCTATTTTCCCCAGATTCAGATCAGACTAAAGGTTACTTCCTGTAATCAGAGTATCGTTGTGTATCAGTGACATCATCGTAGCGCCACACGTCCTCACCACTGTCTTTGGTGTCCAACAGATCCAGGTGATCAAAGCCTTTGGGATCCTGAAGAGGGCTGCTGCAGAGGTCAACAAGGACTACGGACTGGACCCGAGGCTGGCTGATGCCATCGTGCAGGCTGCTGATGAGGTGCCTGATACAGGGGGAACAGCCACACCCACTACAGGAGAGGGTCGCATGACTGTCAACGTTGTGACAGATTAGACTGGGTACCTGTCTACTAACACAGATTAGACTGGGTACCTGTCTACTAACACAGATTAGACTGGGTACCTGTCTACTAACACCGATTAGACAGATTAGACTGGGTACCTGTCTATGCCATCGTGCAGGCTGCTGATGAGGTGCCTGATACAGGGGGAACAGCCACACCCACTACAGGAGAGGGTCGCATGACTGTCAACGTTGTGACAGATTAGACTGGGTACCTGTCTACTAACACAGATTAGACTGGGTACCTGTCTACTAACACAGATTAGACAGATCAGCCTGGGTACCTGTCTACTAACACAGATTAGACAGATTAGACTGGGTACCTGTCTAGTAACACAGATTAGACAGATTAGACTGGGTACCTGTCTACTAACACAGATTAGACAGATCAGCCTGGGTACCTGTCTACTAACACAGATTAGAAAGATCAGCCTGGGTACCTGTCTACTAACACAGATTAGACTGGGTACCTGTCTACTAACACAGATTAGACTGGGTACCTGTCTACTAACACAGATTAGACTGGGTACCTGTCTACTAACACAGATCAGACTGGGTACCTGTCTACTAACACAGATCAGACTGGGTACCTGTCTACTAACACAGATCAGACTGGGTACCTGTCTACTAACACAGATCAGCCTGGGTACCTGTCTACTAACACAGATCAGCCTGGGTACCTGTACTACTAACACAGATTAGACAGATTAGACTGCGTACCTGTCTACTAACACAGATTAGACAGATTAGACTGGGTATCTGTCTAGTTGTAACACAGATTAGACAGATCAGACTGGGTATCTGTCTAGTTGTAACACAGATTAGACAGAtcagcctgggtaccagtctagtTCTAACACAGATTAGACAGATCAGCCTGGGTACCTGTCTAGTTCTAACACAGATTAGCCTGGGTATCTGTCTGGTTCTAACACAGATTAGACAGATCAGCCTGGGTACCTGTCTACTAACACAGATTAGACAGATCAGCCTGGGTACCTGTCTACTAACACAGATCAGCCTGGGTACCTGTCTACTAACACAGATTAGACAGATCAGTCTGGGTACCTGTCTAGTTCTAACACAGATTAGACAGATCAACCTGGGTACCTGTTTAGTTCTTTAGACTAAGGCATGTTGACCTCTCAGGTCTGATGTCCATGTTgacctctctggtctgatgtccatgttgacctctctggtctgatgtcCATGTTCCTTGGACCAGACTAAGGCATGTTgacctctctggtctgatgtcCATGTTGACCTCTCAGGTCTGATGTCCATGTTGACCTCTCAGGTCTGATGTCCATGTTGACCTCTCAGGTCTGATGTCCATGTTgacctctctggtctgatgtcCATGTTGACCTCTCAGGTCTGATGTCCATGTTGACCTCTCAGGTCTGATGTCCATGTTgacctctctggtctgatgtccatgttgacctctctggtctgatgtccatgttgacctctctggtctgatgtccatgttgacctctctggtctgatgtccatgttgacctctctggtctgatgttccTTTACCAGGTGGCAGCTGGTAAGCTGGATGACCATTTTCCTCTGGTGGTGTGGCAGACCGGGTCAGGAACTCAGTCCAACATGAACGTCAACGAGGTGATCAGCAACAGGGCCATCGAGATCCTCGGAGGGAAGCTGGGGAGCAAGGACCCTGTCCACCCCAACGACCACGTCAACAAAAGCCAGGTGGGCTAACCATTCAGAAACGCTTTCTCATTTCATACTAAATGTTGGAAATAAACTGTTTTTCACCCAGATAGAAGGAGAGTTTTATTTGGACCCTCAggtaacagactgtagcgtttgccctcaggagggtttagcgtttgccctcaggagggtaacagactgagcgtttgccctcaggaggtaacagactgtagcgtttgccctcaggagggtaacagactgtagcgtttgccctcaggagggtaacagagagcgtttgccctcaggagggtaacagactgtagcgtttgccctcaggagggtaacagactgtagcgtttgccctcaggacagccctcaggagggtaacagactgtagcgtttgccctcaggagggtaacagactgtagcgtttTTTTATGCATGGCTATCTGATAAGCTCAGGTAAAGAGTTTGTTTGATATTTAATGTAACTAGTTGGGTGTTCCAGAGTATTTGACCTGTAGTTGACCTCTCGTCTTGCAGAGCTCCAACGATACGTTCCCCACGGCCATGCACATCGCAGCAGCCAAAGAGGTCCACGAGGTTCTGCTGCCCGGTCTACAACACCTCCACGACGCCCTGCACGCCAAGGCCGTGGAGTTTAAAGACATCATCAAGatcggacgcacacacacacaggacgctGTGCCGTTGTCTCTGGgacaggtacagtacacacacacacacacacaggacgctGTGCCATTGTctctgggacaggtacaggacgcTGTGCCGTTGTCTCTGGGACaggtacattacacacacacacacacaggatgctgtgctgttgtctctgggacaggtacaggatgctGTGCCGTTGACTCTGGgacaggtacagtacacacacaggacGCTGTGCCGTTGTCTCTGGgacaggtacagtacacacacaggacGCTGTGCCGTTGTCTCTGGGACAGGGTCAGGACGCTGTGCCGTTGTCTCTGGGATAGGGACAGGACGCTGTGCCGTTGTCTCTGGGACAGGACGCTGTGCCGTTGTCtctgggacagggacaggacacacTCAGAAGGGCATTCCCCTGTCGTGGTCTCTGGGACAGGGAAAGTACACACTCAGAAGGGCATTCCCTTGCCGTGGTCTCTGGGACAGGGTCAGGACACACTCAGAAGGGCATTCCCTTGCCGTGGTCTCTGGGACAGGGTCAGTACTCACTCAGAAGGGCATTCCCTTGCTGTGGTCTCTGGGACAGGGTCAGGACACACTCAGAAGGGCATTCCCTTGCCGTTGTCTCTGGGACAGGGTCAGGACACACTCAGAAGGGCATTCCCTTGCCGTTGTctctgggacaggtacaggacgcTGTGCCGTTGTctctgggacaggtacaggacacacTCAACTGTTGCTGGTTTATGATAAACTTGGACAAATTTAATTAATTTCAATACATTTACTttatttccacattttgatagAAGAAACCAAAGTAACAAAAATGCTGTAACGACCCGTTTTTCGTGATGTTTTGGAAAAGTGCAGATGTCCCGGTGTACTGTACGTGCAACACTAGTGTGATAACTAGTCTGCTAGATGTCAAACTGTCCTAAtgagccatttaaaatgtatttctaccAGTAGACTGTCCTAAtgagccatttaaaatgtatttctaccAGTAGACTGTCCCAAtgagccatttaaaatgtatttctaccAGTTGACACACTGTCCCAAtgagccatttaaaatgtatttctaccAGTTGACACAACTGTCCCAAtgagccatttaaaatgtatttctaccAGTCGACCAACTGTCCTAAtgagccatttaaaatgtatttctaccaactgtcctaatgagccatttaaaatgtatttctaccaactgtcctaatgagccatttaaaatgtatttctaccaactgtcctaatgagccatttaaaatgtatttctaccaactgtcctaatgagccatttaaaatgtatttctaccaactgtcctaatgagccatttaaaatgtatttctaccaactgtcctaatgagccatttaaaatgtatttctaccaactgtcctaatgagccatttaaaatgtatttctaccaactgtcctaatgagccatttaaaatgtatttctaccaactgtcctaatgagccatttaaaatgtatttctaccaactgtcctaatgagccatttaaaatgtatttctaccAGTCGACCAACTGTCCTAAtgagccatttaaaatgtatttctaccaactgtcctaatgagccatttaaaatgtatttctaccAGTCGACCAACTGTCCTAAtgagccatttaaaatgtatttctaccAGTAACTGTCCTAAtgagccatttaaaatgtatttctaccaactgtcctaatgagccatttaaaatgtatttctaccAGTCGACCAACTGTCCTAAtgagccatttaaaatgtatttctaccAACTGTCCCAATgagacatttaaaatgtatttctaccAACTGTCCCAATgagacatttaaaatgtatttctaccAACTGTCCCAAtgagccatttaaaatgtatttctaccAGTAGACTGTCCTA
The DNA window shown above is from Oncorhynchus gorbuscha isolate QuinsamMale2020 ecotype Even-year unplaced genomic scaffold, OgorEven_v1.0 Un_scaffold_982, whole genome shotgun sequence and carries:
- the LOC124020910 gene encoding fumarate hydratase, mitochondrial-like isoform X3, translating into MYLSLRNVLRFNCNVQALQRSLSNTKHSPAVITSRMSSEYRIEADTFGELKVPVDKYYGAQTVRSTMNFKIGGPSERMPIQVIKAFGILKRAAAEVNKDYGLDPRLADAIVQAADEVAAGKLDDHFPLVVWQTGSGTQSNMNVNEVISNRAIEILGGKLGSKDPVHPNDHVNKSQSSNDTFPTAMHIAAAKEVHEVLLPGLQHLHDALHAKAVEFKDIIKIGRTHTQDAVPLSLGQEFGGYVQQVKYSIERVKTAMPRIYELAAGGTAVGTGLNTRIGFAEKVAATVASLTGLPFVTAPNKFEALAAHDALVELSGALNTVAVSMMKIANDIRFLGSGPRSGLGELCLPENEPGSSIMPGKVNPTQCEAMTMVAAQVMGNNVAVTIGGSNGHFELNVFKPMMIKNVLNSARLLGDASVII